The Bradysia coprophila strain Holo2 chromosome IV unlocalized genomic scaffold, BU_Bcop_v1 contig_84, whole genome shotgun sequence genome window below encodes:
- the LOC119072996 gene encoding acidic mammalian chitinase-like — protein sequence MQTERSNFKRLRFKNPNVKLMLAIGGWDEGSVTYSNVASSSLKRAVFVTSVYELLNLYGFDGLDFNWQAPGLRGGLYQQDKINFAILLRELKEKFAGAKLLTATVGAAQEYLDLSYDAVQMNELVQKISILFRKIDSICYYSHDLINLYTYEYNGAYDPVTGRFPPAITGLNAPLYAATFDVNKQLNQNASVNAWINAGVSPNKLLLGIPFFGRKYNLTTQNNSRKVPYFYDDYEWISYDDARSVQIKAEYAVSQNLAGVMVWSIEDDDNKNVCGGGAYPLLSTIYKVLSPMK from the exons ATGCAGACGGAACGGTCAAA CTTCAAGAGATTACGTTTTAAGAATCCGAACGTGAAACTTATGTTGGCGATAGGTGGGTGGGACGAAGGCAGTGTAACATACTCTAAC GTGGCTTCATCGTCTCTTAAGCGTGCTGTATTTGTAACAAGTGTGTACGAACTTTTGAATCTATACGGCTTCGATGGACTTGATTTTAATTGGCAGGCTCCTGGCTTAAGAGGTGGTTTATATCAGCAAGACAAA ATAAATTTCGCGATTTTGTTAAGAGAATTGAAAGAGAAATTTGCTGGAGCTAAGCTTTTAACTGCGACTGTTGGTGCAGCGCAGGAATATCTGGATCTATCATATGATGCTGTTCAAATGAATGAGTTagtccaaaaaatttcaattttattcagaaaaatcGATTCCATTTGCTACTATTCACACGACTTAATAAATCTTTATACCTACGAATACAACGGTGCATATGATCCAGTTACTGGTCGATTTCCGCCAGCAATCACTGGTCTAAATGCTCCGTTATACGCTGCCACATTCGATGTGAACAAACAATTGAATCAAAATGCATCGGTGAATGCATGGATCAATGCTGGCGTCAGTCCCAACAAACTTTTGCTAGGAATTCCGTTTTTTGgccgaaaatataatttaactACACAAAATAATTCT CGTAAGGTTCCGTATTTTTACGATGATTATGAATGGATTAGTTATGACGATGCGCGCTCAGTACAGATAAAGGCAGAGTACGCCGTAAGTCAGAACCTGGCTGGTGTAATGGTGTGGTCTATTGAGGATGatgataataaaaatgtttgtggaGGAGGCGCATACCCGTTGCTGAGTACTATCTACAAAGTTTTGTCAccgatgaaataa
- the LOC119072560 gene encoding tropomyosin-2-like → MDAIKKKMQSMKVEKDNAQDKADTCENQVKEANIRAEILKEETKECERKLVQVEIDLTNAKNQLESSNVELEEKEKTLTATESEVATLTRKVEQIEEDLERSEERTITAQHKLMEASQKSDENNRMCKVMEARLQLDEERMEQLTSHLKDARFLAEDADSKTDEVSRKLAVVEDELEAAEERVKYGASKVQELDEELQVVCNSLKSLEVSEHKANNRVEEFKVEMTSLTERLKAAETRAENAEKIMRRLQKDVDRLEDRLFHEKEKYKAICDDLDTTFAELTGY, encoded by the exons ATGGACGcgatcaaaaagaaaatgcaatCCATGAAAGTGGAAAAGGATAATGCACAAGACAAGGCGGATACGTGTGAAAATCAGGTGAAAGAGGCGAATATCCGAGCCGAAATATTGAAGGAAGAAACGAAAGAATGTGAacgaaaattggttcaagttgaGATTGATTTAACCAACGCGAAAAATCAATTGGAATCGTCCAACGTAGAACTGGAGGAAAAAGAGAAAACCTTAACGGCCACCGAGTCAGAAGTTGCAACATTGACTCGTAAAGTGGAACAAATTGAAGAAGACTTGGAGAGATCTGAAGAACGGACGATTACTGCTCAACATAAATTAATGGAAGCGAGTCAAAAATCTGATGAAAATAATCG TATGTGTAAAGTAATGGAAGCTCGTTTGCAACTTGATGAAGAGCGCATGGAACAGTTGACGAGTCATTTGAAGGACGCTCGCTTTCTTGCAGAAGATGCTGACAGTAAAACCGATGAAGTGTCACGTAAATTGGCCGTTGTTGAAGATGAGTTGGAAGCAGCCGAAGAACGTGTTAAATATGGCGCTTCCAAAGTCCAAGAATTGGACGAAGAATTGCAG GTCGTTTGTAACTCGTTGAAATCATTAGAAGTGTCAGAGCATAAGGCGAATAATCGGGTTGAGGAGTTTAAAGTTGAAATGACATCGCTCACAGAACGTTTAAAGGCTGCTGAAACTCGTGCTGAGAATGCTGAAAAAATTATGAGGAGACTGCAAAAGGATGTCGACAGACTAGAAg ATCGTTTGTTCCACGAAAAGGAAAAGTACAAGGCTATTTGCGACGACTTGGATACAACATTTGCCGAACTCACTGGatattaa
- the LOC119072559 gene encoding serine/threonine-protein phosphatase 1 regulatory subunit 10, with protein MPRIDPQQLLNCLSVLLATNGGIKSSKEVNRLVQLMGKFSKKLVSKCIYVQILKSTETELLGQFMADGGWALSHIWLQDGILTRNWPLVQELLELMLLCPVDVQRLKSNSAPKLVKGLSKEGGNEGVRILASKLVEQWLKIVKGESSLTPVTVQQQDVVVAVLKPEVPEVKEESTESGDDEELDEADESEDMVDPLEIPSNHVPQDDVDSKERLSKAKSDGLVYKITVKDGKQVFAKLEASPKKEADSEKAKVKSELNTKTKNEDTVKGKSEPIAKLKIATVDGKKQIKDKVKQESVEPKELDKVEASKKVEKAKGDTVKEKSKSDDKERRNSKETAKESGDVKESKEAKEKRKDSSSKSSSSSSKHSSSSSGRSSSHKSSRSDSKHKTSSSSSSSSSRDKSRDSERDKERDKDRDRSSKSSSSKSSSKSSSSSSSKSSQSKEKRDSIDEKVSQSMKDKDTLTKVIPPSITKLGKIPKKIVTSDGESAATTETGPSKKSSISIEVKKDTENRPKTVKTFNSKFRSHGLAEEAPPPPSRRGLQRPSSQPTAGASIPGTTVTKRPSPPPEKKDAVVPEKKLKIDTSLAVEKPGIKLIPAKPKTPVLVESDMFMDAIFASQTTKKDGARKRKRLTSQSTSETTKPEKVQSPDAKSVAPKFYQDTLDNETKDDDKADESKKQDVTDVEATKTPTETEDGADVEMQEVDDPVETKEIESEVVENKKPPGPGCGPNGPPGVLTILKRKGPKKQLRWRPQESLEEIHYFELDETERTNVSRNSVDSHQSNEREGDAFLIARKMNVDDQMTEQIPWKQPLLIVDDVPPHPQGKDSKEKKIQYDRELTCLRAIYFNRSMIPESPAEPDMEHYQITDAAVIPLDDPNGTPEGIKNFVGYSWPEPRGSPRHQSIGFEDPVPFNNFPPNFGFNNGPGWNNQPNLLPPAFNGPPNLLNMNTIPPEPVNNMNMNMNPMNPMNLPFPQNQNFGPPNGMRNNNFNGNNFGNDRMNPGPPQNNQNWFRPNGPQNNWRPPMGNNNNNNNNNNNGNRPRHDWNPRNICRAFAKGFCRHGDKCQWLHPGINCPPFN; from the exons atg CCTCGTATCGATCCACAACAATTGTTGAATTGCCTAAGCGTTCTGCTGGCAACAAATGGCGGCATCAAAAGCTCCAAAGAAGTAAATCGACTCGTCCAGTTgatgggaaaattttccaaaaaactCGTTTCCAAATGCATTTACGTTCAAATATTGAAGTCCACCGAAACGGAATTGTTGGGCCAATTCATGGCGGATGGTGGCTGGGCATTGTCTCACATATGGTTGCAGGACGGAATTCTGACCAGAAACTGGCCATTGGTGCAAGAACTGTTGGAACTGATGCTACTGTGTCCGGTTGATGTTCAGCGTCTGAAGTCGAACTCGGCACCGAAATTGGTCAAAGGTCTATCGAAGGAGGGCGGCAACGAAG GTGTGCGAATACTGGCGTCGAAGCTGGTTGAGCAGTGgttgaaaattgtcaaaggCGAATCATCACTCACACCGGTTACAGTTCAACAACAGGATGTCGTCGTGGCTGTTCTGAAGCCTGAAGTTCCGGAAGTGAAGGAAGAATCTACGGAAAGCGGCGACGATGAGGAGCTCGACGAAGCGGATGAGTCCGAAGATATGGTTGATCCGTTGGAAATTCCAAGCAATCATGTGCCACAAGATGACGTTGATTCGAAAGAGCGACTATCCAAGGCTAAAAGTGATGGTCTGGTGTACAAAATAACTGTTAAAGATGGCAAACAAGTGTTTGCTAAGCTGGAGGCTTCTCCAAAAAAGGAGGCGGATAGCGAAAAGGCAAAAGTAAAGAGCGAACTCAATACTAAGACGAAGAACGAAGACACAGTCAAGGGAAAATCAGAACCGATtgccaaattgaaaattgcaaCGGTTGATGGTAAGAAACAAATCAAAGACAAAGTTAAACAAGAGAGCGTCGAACCAAAAGAACTAGACAAAGTCGAAGCGagtaaaaaagtggaaaaggcAAAGGGTGATACAGTCAAAGAGAAATCCAAATCTGATGATAAGGAACGGCGAAATAGCAAAGAAACTGCGAAAGAATCGGGTGATGTCAAGGAGTCAAAAGAAGcgaaagagaaaagaaaagattCGTCATCGaaatcgtcatcatcatcttcgAAGCACAGTAGCAGTAGTAGCGGCCGAAGCTCAAGTCATAAATCTAGCCGTAGTGATAGTAAACATAAGACAAGTAGTAGCAGCAGCAGTAGCAGCAGTCGTGATAAAAGCAGAGACAGTGAACGAGATAAAGAAAGGGACAAAGACCGAGATCGAAGCTCGAAATCATCGTCCAGTAAAAGCTCAAGCAAAAGCAGCAGCTCGTCGTCTAGTAAATCCAGTCAGTCTAAAGAAAAACGCGACTCAATCGACGAAAAAGTTTCACAATCGATGAAAGACAAAGATACGTTGACCAAAGTCATCCCGCCATCAATAACCAAACTCGGAAAAATcccgaaaaaaattgtcacttCCGACGGCGAAAGTGCCGCAACCACCGAAACTGGACCATCCAAAAAGTCATCGATATCAATCGAGGTCAAAAAAGACACCGAAAATCGCCCGAAAACCGTCAAAACATTCAACTCCAAATTCCGCAGTCACGGACTGGCCGAAGAAGCACCGCCACCGCCGAGCAGACGGGGCTTACAGCGTCCATCATCTCAGCCAACCGCTGGTGCATCAATACCGGGTACAACGGTAACGAAACGACCATCACCGCCGCCCGAAAAGAAGGATGCAGTGGTACCGGAAAAGAAACTGAAAATCGACACATCGTTGGCAGTGGAGAAACCGGGCATCAAACTGATACCGGCCAAGCCGAAAA CCCCAGTGCTCGTTGAGTCGGATATGTTCATGGACGCAATATTTGCGTCTCAAACGACCAAAAAGGACGGTGCACGGAAGCGAAAACGATTGACGAGTCAGTCAACATCCGAAACAACTAAGCCGGAAAAGGTGCAATCACCCGACGCCAAATCGGTGGCTCCGAAATTTTACCAAGACACGTTGGACAATGAAACCAAGGACGATGACAAAGCGGATGAGTCGAAGAAACAAGACGTAACGGATGTGGAGGCCACCAAAACCCCCACGGAAACGGAGGATGGTGCCGATGTGGAAATGCAAGAAGTTGATGATCCGGTTGAAACGAAAGAGATAGAGAGTGaagttgttgaaaataaaaagccTCCGGGACCGGGTTGTGGTCCGAACGGTCCGCCAGGCgttttgacaattttgaaACGGAAGGGTCCGAAAAAGCAATTGAGGTGGAGACCACAAGAATCTCTCGAAGAAATCCATTACTTTGAATTAGATGAAACTGAACGGACGAACGTTAGTCGAAATTCCGTTGACTCGCATCAATCGAACGAGCGTGAAGGTGACGCCTTTTTAATTGCTCGGAAAATGAATGTCGATGACCAAATGACTGAACAAATTCCATGGAAACAACCACTGCTTATAGTAGACGATGTTCCACCACATCCACAAGGAAAGGAcagcaaagaaaagaaaattcaatacGATCGTGAATTGACCTGCCTGCGTGCTATTTATTTCAATCGTTCCATGATTCCGGAAAGCCCGGCAGAGCCGGATATGGAACACTATCAAATAACAGACGCTGCAGTTATTCCACTGGACGATCCCAATGGCACTCCGGAAGGAATTAAGAATTTTGTTGGATATTCTTGGCCAGAACCACGCGGATCACCCAGACACCAATCGATCGGCTTCGAGGATCCGGTACCGTTCAACAATTTCCCGCCTAATTTCGGTTTCAACAATGGGCCCGGATGGAACAATCAACCGAATCTTTTACCACCAGCGTTCAACGGTCCACCCAATCTGTTAAATATGAATACCATACCACCGGAGCCAGTGAACAACATGAATATGAACATGAATCCGATGAATCCAATGAACCTACCATTCCCGCAAAACCAGAACTTCGGTCCGCCGAACGGAATgcgaaataataatttcaacgGAAATAACTTCGGTAACGATCGCATGAATCCAGGACCGCCgcaaaacaatcaaaattggttTCGGCCGAATGGTCCGCAGAATAATTGGCGACCACCGATgggtaacaacaacaacaataataataataacaataacgGAAATCGACCGCGACACGACTGGAATCCACGAAATATTTGCCGTGCGTTCGCGAAAGGCTTCTGTCGACATGGTGATAAGTGTCAGTGGTTACATCCGGGCATCAATTGCCCTCCATTCAATTGA
- the LOC119072561 gene encoding putative gustatory receptor 28b isoform X1 has protein sequence MPFFSKIFNRVKQVFNPTDVYASQRLLLRGSLIYGLIPYRLVVKDGVSSLQTSVLGFIAAILSMITFGISFMATILNQMNLMEFFLQSPISNFGGNLNLITSFLSITSVYVCSLVLRKKLKRMLETLSCIDGKFVELGIDISHRNALWFNLKSCFVATVACGIYTATTIAFLLQRKSGNQRSYSVVVTHFWPYFVLTNLILTFLSFTRLICTRFKAVNQILRNLCGSESTKSFNVTISPLKSFKQSQDSSSNLLAERKLVEVVKDVCGIHDDLSDTCLLAEEYFALKMLTIVGIGFLIIVFNLYYVMEIAFGQIPDEFQEESYKFLIFLVFQVAMNILGILCIIQSSCAISNENRNCSIYVHKLMNTTTDDIAKEKLLQFSLQLIHRKVKFTALNLFPLDRTLIFTIAGAATTYLIILFQFSNQNRFPNVKT, from the exons atgcctttcttttcgaaaatattcaacCGCGTGAAACAAGTATTCAATCCAACGGATGTGTACGCTTCGCAACGTCTACTTTTGAGAGGATCCTTGATCTATGGATTGATACCGTATCGACTAGTGGTCAAAGACGGTGTGTCAAGTCTGCAAACCAGCGTACTCGGATTCATTGCAGCGATACTGTCTATGATAACTTTTGGAATTTCTTTTATGGCAACCATCCTCAACCAGATGAATCTGATGGAATTCTTCCTTCAAAGTCCAATATCAAATTTTGGcggaaatttgaatttgatcaCATCATTTCTGTCGATAACGTCGGTGTATGTGTGCAGTTTGGTGTTACGGAAGAAACTGAAGAGAATGTTGGAGACTCTGAGCTGCATTGATGGAAAATTCGTTGAGTTAGGGATAGACATTAGCCATAGAAATGCACTGTGGTTCAATTTAAAATCGTGTTTTGTTGCGACCGTCGCTTGTGGGATATATACCGCGACTACTATTGCATTTTTGCTGCAAAGAAAATCCGGCAATCAGAGAAGTTATTCTGTTGTCGTGACACATTTTTGGCCATATTTCGTTCTAACGAATTTGATTCTGACGTTTTTGAGCTTTACAAGGTTGATTTGTACACGCTTTAAAGCAGTCAACCAA ATCCTCCGAAATCTATGCGGATCTGAATCAACCAAAAGTTTCAACGTTACCATAAGTCCACTAAAATCATTCAAACAGTCCCAGGACTCGTCGTCGAATTTACTAGCCGAACGGAAACTGGTGGAAGTGGTAAAGGATGTATGCGGCATCCATGACGACCTGAGTGACACATGCCTTTTAGCCGAAGAATATTTCGCACTGAAAATGTTAACCATCGTCGGCATTGGCTTCCTGATCATCgtcttcaatttgtattatgTGATGGAAATAGCATTCGGCCAAATACCGGATGAATTCCAGGAAGAATCGTACAAATTTCTGATATTTCTAGTATTTCAAGTTGCCATGAATATCTTGGGCATTTTGTGCATCATTCAGTCGAGCTGTGCCATTTCGAATGAG aACCGAAATTGTTCCATTTATGTGCACAAACTAATGAACACCACCACCGACGACATTGCCAAGGAGAAATTGTTGCAATTTTCGTTGCAGCTAATTCATCGGAAAGTAAAGTTTACCGCCTTGAATCTGTTTCCCTTGGATCGGACTCTGATATTCACG ATTGCTGGCGCTGCTACGACGTATCTCATTatacttttccaattttccaacCAAAACAGATTCCCTAATGTGAAAACATGA
- the LOC119072561 gene encoding putative gustatory receptor 28b isoform X2, which translates to MEKLKAKCKQLKKWAYPTDIYSSQRPLAMTLILEGLFPFKIVDSESKRALRFSKIGYVVAAFHIVFFTTCFILTIYRQESFVVFFFPTDLTRVGGYLQFITSIVAMAAIFGSCLYSAKKIQMTMDNIVRIDEKFRLLAVKVDYMIGFKLNVGCVISFLIVNFAFTFLSFILLATAEKDTVPGFAVWTSYFVPPFIISIVIIHFVCIAFQIKQRLSYANGILRNLCGSESTKSFNVTISPLKSFKQSQDSSSNLLAERKLVEVVKDVCGIHDDLSDTCLLAEEYFALKMLTIVGIGFLIIVFNLYYVMEIAFGQIPDEFQEESYKFLIFLVFQVAMNILGILCIIQSSCAISNENRNCSIYVHKLMNTTTDDIAKEKLLQFSLQLIHRKVKFTALNLFPLDRTLIFTIAGAATTYLIILFQFSNQNRFPNVKT; encoded by the exons ATGGAAAAGCTAAAGGCCAAGTGTAAGCAATTGAAAAAATGGGCTTATCCAACGGACATTTACTCATCACAAAGACCATTGGCAATGACTTTGATTCTCGAGGGTCTATTTCCATTTAAGATTGTTGATAGTGAGAGTAAGCGAGCTTtacgattttcgaaaattggatACGTAGTAGCTGCATTTCATATCGTCTTCTTTACAACGTGCTTTATATTGACCATTTACCGCCAAGAATCATTCGTTGTATTTTTCTTTCCCACTGATCTTACACGGGTGGGTGGATATCTGCAATTTATAACTTCAATTGTGGCTATGGCTGCAATTTTCGGTTCGTGCTTGTACTCGGCGAAAAAGATTCAAATGACAATGGACAACATAGTGAGAATTGATGAGAAATTCCGACTGCTCGCGGTGAAAGTGGATTATATGATCGGTTTCAAGTTGAATGTGGGTTGTGTCATCAGTTTTCTGATTGTCAATTTCGCCTTCACATTTCTGAGCTTCATATTATTGGCCACGGCGGAAAAAGATACAGTACCAGGCTTTGCTGTGTGGACATCGTATTTTGTGCCGCCGTTCATTATTTCAATTGTGATTATACATTTCGTTTGCATTgcatttcaaatcaaacaaagaTTATCGTATGCTAATGGG ATCCTCCGAAATCTATGCGGATCTGAATCAACCAAAAGTTTCAACGTTACCATAAGTCCACTAAAATCATTCAAACAGTCCCAGGACTCGTCGTCGAATTTACTAGCCGAACGGAAACTGGTGGAAGTGGTAAAGGATGTATGCGGCATCCATGACGACCTGAGTGACACATGCCTTTTAGCCGAAGAATATTTCGCACTGAAAATGTTAACCATCGTCGGCATTGGCTTCCTGATCATCgtcttcaatttgtattatgTGATGGAAATAGCATTCGGCCAAATACCGGATGAATTCCAGGAAGAATCGTACAAATTTCTGATATTTCTAGTATTTCAAGTTGCCATGAATATCTTGGGCATTTTGTGCATCATTCAGTCGAGCTGTGCCATTTCGAATGAG aACCGAAATTGTTCCATTTATGTGCACAAACTAATGAACACCACCACCGACGACATTGCCAAGGAGAAATTGTTGCAATTTTCGTTGCAGCTAATTCATCGGAAAGTAAAGTTTACCGCCTTGAATCTGTTTCCCTTGGATCGGACTCTGATATTCACG ATTGCTGGCGCTGCTACGACGTATCTCATTatacttttccaattttccaacCAAAACAGATTCCCTAATGTGAAAACATGA